A stretch of Methanosphaerula palustris E1-9c DNA encodes these proteins:
- a CDS encoding SDR family NAD(P)-dependent oxidoreductase: MGRLNNKVCIVTGSTSGIGEACAKDMAAEGGKLVVSGRNEKEGARVVNEIKAMGGEAIFVRADVVSEDDIKNLIAKAVEAFGKLDVMVANSGIAILGDPHEVEVDDWDKVLNVNLKGVFLCDKYAVIQMLKQGNGGAIVNTGSIHSFVAKPGTTSYAAAKGGVAMLTRTVGTSYATRGIRANFVAPGYVDTPLLSALPPEVYQDLVKLHPIGRLAKPVEVAKAVTFLASDDASDITGTSLLVDGGYSAV; encoded by the coding sequence ATGGGAAGATTAAACAACAAAGTCTGTATTGTCACCGGATCCACCAGCGGTATCGGTGAAGCATGTGCGAAAGACATGGCAGCTGAGGGCGGCAAGCTCGTGGTCTCCGGCCGGAACGAGAAAGAGGGCGCCAGGGTCGTCAACGAGATCAAGGCAATGGGGGGCGAGGCGATCTTCGTCCGGGCGGACGTCGTCAGCGAAGACGATATCAAGAATCTCATTGCGAAGGCCGTCGAGGCCTTCGGGAAGCTGGATGTCATGGTCGCCAACTCAGGCATCGCCATCCTGGGCGATCCTCACGAAGTGGAAGTCGACGACTGGGATAAGGTTCTCAACGTAAACCTGAAGGGGGTCTTCCTCTGTGACAAGTATGCTGTCATTCAGATGCTGAAACAGGGAAACGGCGGAGCAATCGTGAATACCGGTTCTATTCACAGTTTTGTCGCCAAGCCGGGCACCACTTCGTATGCCGCGGCCAAGGGCGGGGTCGCCATGCTGACCAGAACGGTCGGCACCAGTTATGCGACGAGGGGAATCCGCGCGAATTTCGTTGCCCCCGGGTATGTGGACACCCCTCTTCTCTCAGCCCTTCCGCCGGAGGTCTACCAAGACCTAGTAAAACTGCACCCGATCGGGCGACTGGCCAAACCGGTAGAGGTCGCGAAGGCTGTCACATTCCTTGCGAGCGATGACGCCTCCGATATCACCGGCACCAGCCTGCTGGTCGACGGCGGGTACTCTGCAGTATAG
- a CDS encoding SRPBCC family protein — translation MENATGKAGRSTIIRHHINAPRAIVYRALLDAHAVATWMVPTGMTSTVHSFDAREGGSFRISLTYDTPTGTGKTTAQTDTFHGRFVKLVPNAQVVEVVEFETPDPTLSGEMTISYTLSDANGGTDILPCTIGSRVACLPLTTKSVGGCHWRNSRRSLSRAHDLPARASARDSPRVAVNSSSSALGSKTLRKPGNPRVFVPPNRYTRP, via the coding sequence ATGGAAAATGCTACCGGAAAGGCAGGGCGGTCGACAATAATCAGGCATCACATCAATGCACCCCGGGCGATAGTCTATCGTGCACTTCTTGATGCACATGCGGTTGCGACGTGGATGGTGCCGACCGGCATGACCAGCACCGTGCATTCGTTCGATGCCCGCGAAGGCGGCTCGTTTCGGATCTCGCTCACGTACGACACTCCCACCGGGACCGGCAAAACGACCGCACAGACTGACACGTTTCACGGCCGTTTTGTCAAACTCGTACCGAATGCTCAAGTTGTTGAAGTGGTTGAGTTCGAGACCCCAGACCCCACACTAAGCGGCGAGATGACGATTTCGTACACCCTTTCAGATGCAAATGGCGGCACTGATATCTTGCCGTGCACGATAGGCTCCCGCGTGGCCTGTCTGCCGCTGACAACGAAGTCGGTTGGCGGATGTCACTGGAGAAACTCGCGACGCTCGTTGAGCAGGGCTCATGATCTTCCGGCCCGGGCGTCCGCCAGGGATTCCCCGCGGGTTGCAGTGAACAGTTCTTCGAGCGCTCTCGGTTCGAAGACACTGAGAAAACCTGGTAACCCCAGAGTATTTGTTCCACCGAATCGGTATACACGTCCATGA
- a CDS encoding alpha/beta fold hydrolase, translated as MVTITSRDGTRIAYEKHGSGPALIIVSGALTIHTFASTPHLVELLAEHFTVYHYDRRGKGESGDTLPYAVEREFEDLATLIDAAGGGAYVYGHSSGGALALQAAAQPGSTIKKLALYEVPYNDDPQAKAAWKEYISKITRLLADGKTGDAVVLFLQLMGIPAGQIAGMRHAPFWPAMEAMAPTLAYDHTAILGPEAAVPCDIAAHVTVPVLVMSGGASFPFMKATAETLSTIMPHARFRMLEGQTHDVSPEVLAPVLVDFFRD; from the coding sequence ATGGTTACGATAACATCCCGTGATGGTACCAGGATAGCGTACGAAAAGCATGGCAGTGGTCCAGCTCTCATCATCGTTTCAGGCGCACTTACTATTCACACCTTCGCATCCACCCCTCACCTTGTTGAACTGCTTGCAGAACATTTCACCGTCTATCATTACGATCGCCGCGGAAAGGGTGAGAGTGGAGACACGCTGCCCTATGCGGTAGAGCGCGAATTCGAAGATCTTGCGACCCTGATCGACGCAGCGGGGGGCGGGGCGTATGTCTATGGCCATTCGTCTGGCGGGGCTCTGGCACTCCAGGCAGCGGCACAACCCGGCAGCACCATAAAAAAACTTGCCCTCTACGAAGTACCCTACAACGATGACCCGCAGGCGAAGGCTGCCTGGAAAGAGTACATCTCGAAGATAACCCGGTTGCTGGCTGACGGGAAAACCGGTGATGCGGTTGTCCTCTTCCTCCAGTTGATGGGTATACCAGCAGGGCAGATCGCGGGTATGCGCCATGCACCATTCTGGCCGGCAATGGAAGCGATGGCTCCCACTCTCGCCTATGACCATACTGCTATCCTTGGCCCTGAGGCTGCCGTCCCCTGTGACATTGCCGCCCACGTGACGGTCCCCGTGCTGGTCATGAGTGGCGGCGCCAGTTTCCCGTTCATGAAGGCGACCGCCGAAACCCTGAGCACGATCATGCCCCACGCCCGGTTCCGGATGCTGGAGGGCCAGACACATGATGTCAGCCCGGAGGTTCTTGCACCGGTACTTGTGGATTTCTTTCGTGATTGA
- a CDS encoding dihydrofolate reductase family protein — MGNLNAFTIVSVDGYFAGPNGEIDWFKDEHSDEEKEFSAESSKKADLLIFGRTTYEMMKSYWPTTVAIKADPVTAGMMNRTPKIVFSKTMDPEKDGPVWKNVRVIHEIRPEEVLSLKKQGSITILGSGTIVQQLTTLGLIDEYQLMVVPVILGSGKYLFRDVNRMNLTLTGTRVFQKSGRVLLTYQPAGRDTS, encoded by the coding sequence ATGGGGAACCTTAATGCATTCACCATTGTCTCAGTGGATGGGTATTTTGCCGGGCCCAACGGAGAGATCGACTGGTTTAAGGATGAACACAGCGACGAAGAGAAGGAATTCTCGGCCGAGTCGTCAAAGAAAGCCGACCTGCTGATCTTCGGCCGGACGACGTATGAGATGATGAAGAGTTACTGGCCGACCACGGTCGCAATCAAGGCCGACCCGGTTACAGCCGGTATGATGAATCGCACGCCTAAGATTGTCTTCTCGAAGACCATGGATCCCGAAAAGGACGGCCCGGTCTGGAAGAACGTCCGGGTCATTCATGAGATCAGGCCAGAGGAAGTCCTATCCCTGAAAAAGCAGGGGAGCATCACAATCCTTGGCAGCGGTACTATCGTGCAACAACTGACGACTCTCGGCCTCATTGACGAGTACCAGCTGATGGTAGTCCCGGTGATTCTGGGCTCCGGCAAATACCTGTTCAGGGATGTGAACCGGATGAACCTGACGCTGACCGGGACGAGGGTTTTCCAGAAGAGCGGAAGGGTCCTCCTTACCTACCAGCCAGCGGGACGGGATACGTCATAG
- a CDS encoding PAS domain S-box protein has product MTDDATTYQEMRDRILGLLQQHVPRAVPIQTIARELEIDRRTAAKYLDFLALSGDVSMERFGPKKLYRPSKRLPLLEIVNHLPVALVILDADLQVNMVNASFVATLGLHPGHTLVGAPLFDLNLPFFSDPAVQRNIERIRRSEIYLDKMQMMDERTDRVFLAAFAPIVSPTAGEGIMVSLQDITAVKNAETDLKDSEKKMATLFESVPSGIILFAADGAILNANHASLQVLGLRTPADMRITSIFDIACYRTKLELLIREGRATETELACDFERLRREQGIQSTKSGIAYFDVAFTPVLHDSRGAAKEFAILFKDITAKRRAEKELKERLAGVSSNLPGIIYQFYARDTGEWGIYYVDARSADIFGLNPWPVRDWFQRFSACIAPEDRDWWDESTHETVHRRVPWDFEGKFLKPSGGEIYFRGISQPVRLEHETVWNGIFLDITDRKMAEEALQQSHFLETRYRSFFEDTCNGILIYEPVDEGRDYLITDANRVTANLLRTNRADLVGKRLFEEFPDLSTPEIHALLLRILTTERPEAVAPLRYRERDDFPLISHYVFKLPSGELASFMIDVSEVLEGAEGLPPAVKDATNRSNCD; this is encoded by the coding sequence GTGACAGACGACGCGACCACGTACCAGGAGATGCGCGACAGGATTCTCGGCCTGCTTCAGCAGCACGTGCCCAGGGCGGTCCCGATCCAGACGATTGCCCGGGAACTCGAGATCGATCGGAGAACTGCTGCCAAGTATCTCGATTTCCTCGCACTGAGCGGGGATGTCAGTATGGAGCGCTTCGGACCGAAGAAGCTGTACCGGCCGTCGAAGCGCCTGCCCCTGCTCGAGATCGTCAACCACCTGCCGGTTGCGCTCGTGATCCTGGACGCAGACCTCCAGGTGAACATGGTGAATGCGAGCTTCGTCGCTACCCTCGGCCTCCACCCCGGCCACACGCTGGTCGGCGCCCCGCTCTTCGACCTCAACCTCCCTTTTTTCTCGGACCCTGCGGTCCAGCGGAACATCGAGCGGATCCGCCGATCGGAGATATACCTGGATAAGATGCAAATGATGGACGAGCGGACGGACAGGGTCTTCCTCGCAGCGTTCGCGCCGATCGTCTCCCCGACCGCCGGCGAGGGGATCATGGTCAGCCTCCAGGACATCACGGCGGTGAAAAATGCCGAGACCGATCTCAAGGACTCGGAGAAGAAGATGGCGACCCTCTTCGAGTCTGTTCCGAGCGGGATCATCCTTTTTGCGGCAGACGGGGCGATCCTCAACGCGAACCACGCGTCGCTGCAGGTTCTCGGTCTGCGCACCCCCGCCGATATGCGGATCACGAGCATCTTCGACATCGCCTGTTACCGGACGAAACTGGAGTTGCTGATCCGGGAGGGGCGGGCTACCGAAACCGAACTCGCCTGCGACTTCGAGCGGTTGCGTCGGGAGCAGGGGATCCAGAGCACGAAGAGCGGCATCGCCTATTTTGATGTAGCCTTTACCCCGGTCCTTCACGACAGCAGGGGGGCAGCGAAGGAGTTCGCCATCCTCTTCAAGGATATTACGGCTAAGAGGCGTGCGGAGAAGGAACTGAAGGAGCGGCTCGCGGGCGTCTCCAGTAACCTCCCCGGAATCATCTACCAGTTCTACGCCAGAGATACCGGAGAATGGGGCATTTACTACGTTGACGCACGCTCCGCAGATATCTTCGGTCTCAACCCCTGGCCGGTCCGGGACTGGTTCCAGCGGTTTTCCGCGTGCATCGCCCCTGAGGACCGCGACTGGTGGGACGAATCGACCCATGAGACTGTTCACAGGCGCGTCCCCTGGGACTTCGAGGGCAAGTTCCTCAAGCCGTCGGGAGGCGAGATATACTTCCGTGGCATTTCGCAGCCCGTCCGACTGGAGCACGAGACGGTCTGGAACGGAATCTTCCTTGACATCACCGACCGCAAGATGGCAGAGGAGGCGCTGCAGCAGAGCCATTTTCTGGAAACCCGGTACCGTTCGTTCTTTGAGGACACCTGCAACGGCATCCTGATCTACGAGCCTGTCGACGAAGGCAGGGACTACCTCATCACCGACGCCAACAGGGTAACGGCGAATCTCCTCCGCACGAACCGGGCCGACCTGGTTGGCAAGCGGCTCTTCGAGGAGTTTCCTGACCTCTCGACCCCCGAGATCCACGCGCTCTTGCTGCGAATACTGACTACAGAGCGGCCCGAGGCCGTCGCGCCGCTCCGGTACCGGGAGCGGGACGACTTCCCCCTGATCTCCCACTATGTCTTCAAGCTCCCGTCGGGGGAACTTGCATCGTTCATGATAGATGTCTCCGAGGTGCTGGAGGGAGCGGAAGGGCTACCACCCGCTGTTAAGGACGCTACCAACAGATCAAACTGCGACTGA
- the npdG gene encoding NADPH-dependent F420 reductase, giving the protein MKIGVIGGTGGQGLGIATRFAQAGEEIIIGSRTLEKAQVGVDKVKELLGDIKNVRAATNQDAAKESDVLILTVPLAAQKDTLLSIKEGATGKPLLDATGPLMSAIGGSATQCMLLPEGSAAQRAQTILPAAKVICAFNNISQTWWMQLDEPIDCDCLICGDDKDAKAMVTPLIEMVPGIKVVDCGALERASIIEKITPLLIGLNIRNKCQFGGIRITGLDKGRVC; this is encoded by the coding sequence GTGAAAATTGGAGTAATTGGTGGAACAGGCGGCCAGGGGCTCGGCATCGCGACCCGGTTCGCACAGGCGGGAGAGGAGATCATCATCGGCTCGCGGACGCTCGAGAAGGCCCAGGTCGGTGTGGACAAAGTCAAGGAGCTGCTCGGCGACATCAAGAACGTCAGGGCCGCGACGAACCAGGACGCGGCGAAGGAGAGCGACGTGCTGATCCTGACCGTGCCGCTCGCGGCGCAGAAGGACACGCTCCTTTCGATCAAGGAAGGAGCAACCGGCAAGCCCCTGCTCGATGCAACAGGCCCACTGATGTCCGCCATCGGCGGCTCGGCCACACAGTGCATGTTACTGCCCGAAGGCTCTGCCGCGCAGCGTGCGCAGACGATCCTGCCGGCGGCGAAGGTGATCTGCGCGTTCAACAACATCTCGCAGACCTGGTGGATGCAGCTCGACGAGCCGATCGACTGCGACTGCCTGATCTGCGGCGACGACAAGGATGCCAAGGCGATGGTGACGCCGCTGATCGAGATGGTCCCCGGCATCAAGGTCGTCGACTGCGGTGCGCTTGAGCGGGCCAGCATCATCGAGAAGATCACGCCCCTGCTCATTGGGCTCAACATCCGGAACAAGTGCCAGTTCGGCGGGATCCGGATCACCGGCCTCGACAAGGGTCGCGTCTGCTAG
- a CDS encoding NAD(P)-dependent alcohol dehydrogenase — MKGYAMIKLGEAGWVNKIMPKCGPRDCICRPLALAPCTSDVHVVWENAIGELPGRILGHEALGIVDEVGSEVKLFKPGDRVIVGAITPNWDNEAAQRGFSSQTGGIMGAYEFTAKKDGTFAEYFHVNQADNNMAMLPDGMDPVAGVMITDMMTTGFMGAENAGIQLGADVAVIGIGPVGLCAIGGAKMRGASRIFAVGSRPTPVKVAKMYGATDIIDYHNGDTAQQIIDATDGAGVDAVVVAGGGPDILMDAIKMAKAGSKISNCNFFSGADTLPLPRLDWGSGMANKDIITGLCPGGRVRLERLAKLITYGRFDPMPMATHVFHGLDHIEEALLMMKKKAGDVIKPVVICE, encoded by the coding sequence ATGAAAGGCTATGCAATGATTAAACTCGGAGAAGCAGGGTGGGTAAACAAGATAATGCCGAAGTGCGGTCCCCGCGACTGTATCTGCCGGCCGCTGGCCCTTGCACCGTGCACATCAGATGTCCACGTCGTGTGGGAGAACGCGATCGGCGAGTTACCCGGCCGTATCCTGGGGCACGAGGCCCTGGGGATTGTCGACGAGGTCGGGAGCGAGGTCAAGCTCTTCAAGCCCGGTGACAGGGTCATCGTGGGCGCCATCACGCCGAACTGGGATAACGAAGCCGCTCAGCGCGGTTTCTCCTCCCAGACAGGCGGCATCATGGGGGCCTATGAATTCACGGCCAAGAAGGACGGCACCTTCGCTGAGTACTTCCACGTGAACCAGGCGGACAACAACATGGCGATGCTGCCGGATGGCATGGACCCCGTCGCGGGCGTCATGATCACCGACATGATGACCACGGGCTTTATGGGTGCAGAGAACGCGGGCATCCAGCTCGGCGCTGACGTCGCGGTCATCGGTATCGGGCCGGTCGGCCTGTGCGCTATCGGTGGCGCGAAGATGCGGGGCGCCAGCAGGATCTTCGCCGTCGGGTCCCGCCCGACTCCCGTCAAGGTCGCGAAGATGTACGGCGCGACGGACATCATCGACTACCACAACGGCGACACGGCCCAGCAGATCATCGACGCAACGGATGGAGCGGGCGTTGACGCCGTTGTCGTCGCCGGCGGCGGCCCCGACATCCTGATGGACGCCATCAAGATGGCGAAGGCCGGGTCGAAGATCTCGAACTGCAACTTCTTCTCGGGGGCAGACACCCTGCCGCTCCCCCGCCTCGACTGGGGGAGCGGCATGGCGAACAAGGACATCATCACCGGCCTGTGCCCCGGCGGACGGGTCCGCCTGGAGCGGCTGGCCAAGCTGATCACCTATGGTCGCTTCGACCCGATGCCCATGGCGACGCACGTCTTCCACGGGCTCGACCACATCGAAGAGGCCCTTCTCATGATGAAGAAGAAGGCCGGCGACGTTATCAAGCCCGTCGTCATCTGCGAGTAA
- the nadX gene encoding aspartate dehydrogenase translates to MAPQTIVQHGHGHNGGDGTPQRGFLLRCFMRISLFSTHICSERSRRTGTGAEAWLSRRSGTPHNGDSMVMVGMQGRGVAVTGAQYGIDVLIGKGSAQEDDNGRLHAAFIGGEDHSSSVLRVGLLGCGNIGFLIAAHADGFEVAALYDQAPGLAPELAGRCGGTAYDSFETFVSADVDLVVEAASPAAVRVYGEAVLRAGKDLVVMSVGALADPAVLGRLREAAIASGRRVRIPSGAVMGLDNLKIGRIGGIDRLVLRTTKNPASLGLTVAERVLVFKGRAEECVRAFPKNINVSAAIAIAAGQEIEVELWADPTVDRNIHEIFAEGPFGDACLQVRNVPSPDNPATSYLAALSVLTLLRDLSEPIVVGT, encoded by the coding sequence ATGGCACCTCAAACGATCGTGCAGCACGGTCACGGTCATAACGGTGGAGACGGGACCCCGCAGCGCGGGTTCCTCCTCCGCTGTTTTATGAGAATATCGCTGTTTTCGACGCACATCTGTTCAGAGAGATCACGCAGGACCGGTACAGGCGCAGAGGCCTGGCTTTCCAGGAGGTCCGGGACCCCTCATAACGGAGATAGTATGGTAATGGTTGGCATGCAGGGGCGGGGGGTGGCCGTCACGGGCGCTCAGTATGGAATCGACGTGCTGATAGGCAAAGGATCTGCACAAGAAGATGATAATGGGCGCCTTCACGCGGCGTTCATTGGCGGAGAGGACCACAGTTCATCTGTACTGCGGGTCGGGCTCCTCGGCTGCGGCAACATCGGATTCCTGATCGCGGCACACGCCGACGGTTTCGAGGTCGCGGCTCTCTACGACCAGGCGCCCGGGCTGGCGCCAGAACTCGCAGGCCGCTGTGGAGGGACGGCATACGACTCGTTCGAGACGTTCGTCAGTGCCGACGTCGACCTCGTGGTCGAGGCCGCGTCGCCGGCAGCGGTGCGGGTATACGGCGAGGCCGTGCTCCGAGCCGGCAAAGACCTCGTTGTGATGTCTGTGGGGGCACTCGCCGACCCCGCCGTCCTTGGGCGGCTCCGCGAGGCGGCGATCGCATCGGGTCGGCGTGTCCGCATCCCGAGCGGCGCCGTGATGGGCCTGGACAATCTCAAGATTGGGCGCATCGGTGGGATCGACCGCCTCGTCCTGCGGACGACCAAGAACCCGGCGTCGCTCGGCCTTACGGTCGCCGAACGGGTGCTCGTCTTCAAGGGGCGGGCCGAGGAGTGTGTCAGGGCCTTTCCGAAGAACATCAACGTCTCGGCCGCGATCGCGATCGCGGCCGGGCAGGAGATCGAGGTCGAACTCTGGGCGGACCCAACCGTTGACCGGAATATCCACGAGATCTTCGCCGAGGGCCCCTTCGGCGATGCCTGTCTCCAGGTCCGGAACGTGCCGAGCCCGGATAACCCGGCGACGTCGTACCTCGCAGCCCTCTCGGTTCTGACCCTCCTCCGCGACCTTTCCGAGCCGATCGTGGTGGGGACGTGA
- a CDS encoding alpha/beta hydrolase family protein, with protein sequence MMITSEEIAWNVDGIPVQGTLTRPAGEGLHPGIVFVAGSGPTDRDWCSPLIPGTNGSGRLLAEDLTRAGFMTLRYDKRASGPHGQENARQLVGRISMQSHLDELSGAVDALLADGAMDPARLFVLTNSEGTIHALNYQVQATERRFSGLVLTGAPGRSIGQVARSQILAQVRDLPNGDLMMDQYDAAIAAFEAGESIQPDPSLPEGLRVLLLSLTTPANLPFARELWSTNPSDLIAKVQEPILVVIGKKDIQVDWKTDDGPLEQAAFGNGNVEFAYPEEADHVLKHEDRPREMLAAAEVGAHYNSEDRVLDAAALTVITRWIRDHARL encoded by the coding sequence ATGATGATCACATCTGAGGAGATCGCCTGGAACGTGGACGGAATTCCTGTACAGGGCACCCTGACACGGCCGGCGGGTGAGGGCCTTCACCCGGGGATCGTCTTTGTCGCCGGGAGCGGACCGACCGATCGGGACTGGTGTTCACCCTTAATACCGGGAACCAATGGCAGTGGTCGCCTGCTGGCTGAAGACCTCACCCGAGCAGGATTCATGACGTTGCGTTACGATAAACGGGCTTCTGGACCGCATGGACAGGAGAACGCCCGGCAGCTCGTGGGCAGGATCAGCATGCAGAGTCACCTCGACGAGCTGTCAGGTGCGGTCGACGCCCTGCTCGCCGACGGCGCAATGGATCCCGCCCGACTATTCGTGCTGACGAACAGCGAGGGAACCATCCACGCCCTGAACTATCAGGTGCAGGCGACGGAGAGGCGCTTTTCGGGCCTCGTGCTCACCGGCGCACCTGGCCGTTCCATCGGGCAGGTTGCCCGTAGCCAGATACTCGCACAGGTGAGAGACCTGCCAAACGGAGATCTGATGATGGACCAGTACGATGCGGCCATCGCTGCATTCGAGGCCGGCGAGTCGATACAGCCCGATCCATCGCTCCCCGAAGGGCTGCGGGTCCTGCTCCTCAGTCTTACGACTCCTGCAAACCTGCCGTTCGCGCGAGAACTCTGGTCGACCAATCCGTCCGACCTCATCGCAAAGGTGCAGGAGCCCATCCTGGTCGTGATCGGCAAGAAAGACATCCAGGTCGACTGGAAGACCGACGATGGCCCGCTGGAGCAGGCGGCCTTTGGGAACGGCAACGTCGAGTTCGCGTACCCGGAGGAGGCCGACCACGTCCTGAAACATGAGGACCGGCCCCGGGAGATGCTCGCGGCCGCCGAGGTCGGGGCACACTACAACAGCGAAGATCGAGTGCTTGACGCTGCGGCTCTAACGGTCATCACACGCTGGATTCGTGACCATGCCCGGTTATAA